A genome region from Nocardia sp. NBC_01730 includes the following:
- a CDS encoding Eco57I restriction-modification methylase domain-containing protein, with protein sequence MASEARDRKRHGRHYTPPALARFLAGRLLRHAVPSASGLLRVLDPACGDGELLFAVHTEVAARFPGARLALTGYDLDGDALAVARERAGAAGIVVDWQVADFIAVEAELADGSFDAVITNPPYVRTQQLGGSTAQLLSKRFGLCGRIDLTHPFVATLPRLLPTGGMLGLLCANRFLTTKAGANIRRLLLSELTPVELYDLGDTKLFAAAVLPAITIARRDSCRGNCRYVSAYQVSSGEIPGEKDLFDALTADHRSLVQHNGRTFAVEVGRLVTGRHPQDRSTPRFASEQKTVPRGTREPDAAWRMSHDAVDIWLAKVGAATWRSFGDVARIRVGIKTTADSVFISDRWTEADPCPEPELLLALITHHDLGPWLATRHRDIRVLYPYDLARSHRTPVDLADFPDAAAYLLANKETLAARRYVTASGRAWFEIWVPQRPHLWREPKLVFPDISDRPRFALDRSGAVVNGDCYWISLPDLAGAGPAAEKLAYLLMGVANSALGLRFYDAVCGNRLYSGRRRWITQYVSRLPLPDPATARSTGVVDLVRELVEGRSPDAAAQAELDERVAAAFGLRLGADPDPDHRQQGAAGELAGGILVGHRDEAVGREREGERQPGHDLGDQVGVEVVRAAGIP encoded by the coding sequence ATGGCTTCCGAGGCGCGGGACCGAAAGCGGCACGGTAGGCACTACACGCCGCCCGCGCTGGCGCGGTTCCTGGCGGGCAGGCTGCTGCGGCACGCCGTGCCGTCGGCATCCGGGCTCCTGCGCGTGCTCGATCCGGCCTGCGGTGACGGCGAACTGCTGTTCGCGGTGCACACGGAGGTCGCGGCGCGATTTCCCGGCGCGCGGCTGGCCCTGACCGGTTACGACCTCGACGGCGACGCGCTCGCGGTGGCGCGCGAACGGGCCGGTGCGGCAGGGATTGTCGTGGACTGGCAGGTGGCCGACTTTATCGCGGTCGAGGCGGAGCTCGCGGACGGTTCGTTCGACGCGGTGATCACCAATCCCCCGTACGTGCGGACCCAGCAGCTGGGCGGATCGACGGCCCAGCTGCTGAGCAAGCGTTTCGGGTTGTGTGGACGGATCGATCTGACGCATCCGTTCGTCGCGACGCTGCCACGGCTGCTGCCTACCGGGGGCATGCTCGGCCTGTTGTGCGCCAATAGATTCCTGACCACTAAGGCGGGTGCGAACATCCGGCGGCTGCTGCTGAGTGAGCTGACGCCGGTCGAACTGTACGACCTGGGCGATACCAAGCTCTTCGCGGCGGCTGTGCTGCCCGCGATCACCATCGCGCGTCGCGACAGCTGCCGTGGCAACTGCCGCTACGTTTCCGCGTACCAGGTGAGTTCCGGCGAAATACCAGGTGAAAAGGATCTTTTCGATGCGCTGACAGCGGATCATCGCTCGCTCGTCCAGCACAACGGGCGCACCTTCGCCGTCGAGGTCGGCAGGTTGGTGACCGGGCGGCATCCGCAGGACAGGTCGACGCCGCGTTTCGCATCGGAGCAGAAGACCGTGCCACGTGGCACGCGCGAACCCGACGCCGCGTGGCGGATGTCGCACGACGCGGTCGACATCTGGCTGGCGAAGGTAGGCGCCGCCACCTGGCGCAGCTTCGGTGATGTCGCGCGCATCCGAGTCGGCATCAAGACCACCGCGGACAGCGTTTTCATCTCCGACCGCTGGACCGAAGCCGACCCGTGCCCCGAGCCCGAACTCCTGCTCGCCCTGATCACCCACCACGATCTCGGCCCGTGGCTGGCCACCCGCCACCGCGACATCCGCGTGCTGTACCCCTACGACCTGGCACGTTCACACCGCACCCCCGTCGATCTCGCCGACTTTCCGGACGCCGCGGCGTATCTGCTGGCCAACAAGGAGACGCTCGCCGCTCGCCGCTATGTCACCGCGAGCGGGCGGGCGTGGTTCGAGATCTGGGTTCCGCAGCGCCCGCACCTGTGGCGCGAGCCGAAGCTCGTCTTCCCGGACATCAGCGATCGTCCTCGTTTCGCGCTGGACCGCTCGGGCGCGGTGGTCAACGGCGACTGCTACTGGATCTCGCTGCCCGACCTGGCCGGCGCAGGCCCCGCCGCGGAGAAGCTGGCGTATCTGCTGATGGGCGTAGCCAATTCGGCGCTCGGGCTACGGTTCTACGACGCGGTCTGCGGCAACCGTCTGTACTCCGGCAGGCGGCGCTGGATCACCCAGTACGTGTCGCGGCTTCCGCTACCCGACCCGGCCACGGCCCGGTCCACGGGCGTCGTCGATCTGGTCCGCGAGTTGGTCGAAGGCCGTTCGCCCGACGCCGCGGCCCAGGCCGAGCTGGACGAGCGCGTGGCGGCGGCGTTCGGACTCCGGCTAGGCGCTGACCCCGACCCCGACCATCGGCAGCAGGGTGCGGCGGGCGAACTCGCGGGCGGCATCCTGGTCGGTCACCGGGATGAGGCCGTCGGGCGTGAGCGCGAGGGAGAGCGCCAGCCGGGCCATGATCTCGGCGACCAGGTCGGCGTCGAAGTCGTGCGTGCTGCCGGCATCCCGTAG